The segment CCTCTTATGCCTCCTTTCTGCTGTGGGGTCTTTGAGAAAACTCTCAGGCCAGCCTTCAAGGCACCTTTAATCTTCCCTCTattccctttccctctttctcccacCGCCCACGTCATATATTCAGTGAGACTGTTGGATCAGGGCCTCCCACGTCCTTCCTGCCACTACCTCTCAGCTGATACTGTTCCTCCTGCCTGGAAGatcattcttctcttttcttcaaatTCAGGTCTTATCCATCCTTAAAGTCCAGCTCAAGGCTTTATACCTTCATGAAGCCTTTCTCAATTACTGAAACCTCCCCATGGTAGATTAAGAACAGTCATATACTCTTTGCAGCTTTTCCCATCAAGAGGTAGAGTCTATTTTTCTACCCTTTTAATCTGACCTGGTCTATGACATGCTTTGGCCAACAGTATAAGGCAGAAGTGACTATAATTTCAACCTCAAGAGACTTTGCATCttccactcctgtactcttgggAACAAGTGGGCTAGCTTGCTGGAGACCTGTGGTCCAGTTGACAAGTTTCACCAACCACGGGATTGTGATCAAGGTCATCCTAGACTATTCAGTTCTAGCTGGGTCACCAAACTGTAGCCACACGAGAGACCGGAGGTGAGACCTGCAAAAGAACTTCCTTGCTGACTCCACCCACACTGCCAACCCAGAGACTCATGAGCGAACACATGGTTGCAGTATTAAACCACTGTTGGGGTGACTGTCACATGGCAATAGATAACTGAAACACCCCCAAATCATTCCTGTTCCTTCTGCTCCCAGGCATCTTCTCACCACACCTCTCTTTTGGCAATTCAGGGTTCTCACTCTCCTGCAGGTGTTCTCATATTCTTAGCTTGAATGGGGGGCATCAAGACTTGCTCCCAAAGCAAGAGCAGCTTGGGGTGCTACCTACCCTTGTTATTACTGGTGTCCCCTCTTCTTCCAATAGGAGTGGAGTCCTTAAAAATGGAACCTGGTGTGGTAGACTCTGAGATACCCCTTCCAGATACACCGTCCTTGAAGGTCTTATTGCAGATGGTGGTAGCGGTGGTAGAAACCATCAGCTATCTGTGCCTTCAGGGGCTGCCTTAGCTGCAGAGATCACTTCTCTCAAGTCACCCTCTTTCTACCTCTGGTGACTCATTGAGGCAGAGGTATGAAGGCCTGACCATCTCATCCCCAATTAGGACAACTCCAAAGGGCCATATATGCTTCAGAGCTATGGGGTTGGCTGTCACTGGGTCTATAAAGTTCAACCTCTCCCTCTACTCATCCCTGCTTCTGTCCTTTCCCTTCCCTAGAAGTTGTTCCCAAGGGTCTCCTAAATAAATCTCCATATGCCAAACCCAACTGGAGTCTGCTTCCTGGAAACCCAACCCACAACACTGGTTTCCCCATAGCTCCTAGCTGCATCCAAACACCAAGGAAGCGTCCAGCAAATACTTAGGACTAGAttgatggatgggtagatggaaaGAGAGAGCGATGGATATGGTGTGGATTAACTGTTGAGGGAAGTGGTCAGAGCTGTGCCATCCAATATGGTAGCTGTATGtggctatttaatttttaatttcatttcattatcatTAATAACAATTTTCAGTCATACTAGCCACATTCAAGTAACCACATATAGCTAGTGTTTACTATATTGGACAACACAGGAATAAAACatctctcttgttgcagaaagTGCTATTGGGCACCTCTGGAAAGATTTGTGACTGCCCAAAGCTTCAGTCCTACTTTCGGGGCAGAGATTTGGACAGGAGTAGAATATTGAGACTCCCCAAGTAGGCATGGAGGGTCTTGCTAAACTCTCATGGAGATGGTAGCCTTAGGATCTAGAAACTTGATCACAACCCCCAATAATTAAATCAAAGCTGAAATTCTGCCTccgaagaaaaacacaaaataacttCAAGTTGAAGATAAAAACAATGTGGCCACTGACCCGACTCCAGTTCCACAGCCCCCCAGCTCTGGGTCCCCCACTCACCTGGCTCAGGCTCTGCCGCCCCGTCTTCTGCAGAGCCACGATGGCCCTGTGCAGAGGGTACCCCAGGGCAACCACCGGCCCAATGAGGTCTTGCTCCTCCTGGCTCAGGGCAGACAGCAAGTCAGCAGAATCAGGGTGCGATCTGTGGGCAGCACAAGGCTGGGGCACCCGTCCAGGAGGTGGCAGGCAGGTGTACGGGCTGAGGGACTGAAACAAAGGCAAGCTGCAAGTGTCAGTTACCCTGGAGGTGACACCTGGCTGGGCAAGACATTTTTAAAGGTGCCTTCGCTACAGAGCACAGGGGTTAATATTGTGAGGATCTTGGAGccctgcagacctgggttcaaatcccagctttctACTGTTTACtcagtttgttgtttagtcgcttggttgtgtccaactctttgagaccccatagactgtagcccaccaggctcctctgtccatgtgatttcccaggcaagagtactggagcgggttgccatttacttctctaagggatcttcccaacccaggggttgaacctgagtctcctgcattgcaggtggattctttaccactaagccaccagggaagccagattattcatgtgtaaaatggatgcAATCATACCAgatacctcacagggttgttacaAGGCTTAAATAAGATGAGGTGAGAAAAGTGACTAGCAAAAGGGTTTGGCATACAGAAACTGCCAGTAGATGATAATATTTATTGCTTAGAACAAGCCTGTGAGAGAAATACAATAGGCTCATTCTATATTTTATAGCTACTGAAGTCAAGGTTCAGAGAAGCTGGCAAATGACCTGACAAACAACACAGTTTTGGGACCTGTACCCTACTCAGAATCAACGCAGGGTTCTCGACCCCATAGCTTAGGGAGCACGGGAGCAGGACTGAGCTTCCTAGCCAGAACTTCCTTCTTGAGTCTGGCTGGACTAGGGCTTGGTTAGGCAAGGCGCAGGATAGGAACTGGGTAcagctgtggtgctggggaaacccACAGAGACCCTGGACTAAGGAGGGTGGCTTGAAGGCATTTCAATAGGTTTGGCTGGCATCATCCCTAGCCTGTTCCCCATGAAGAAGCATCCAACTGCTAaccctgtcccctcctccagcAGGAAAGCCTAGGTGCTGTCCTGGCTCCAGGAGCAGACTGCCTGTGACATGTGAATTCCCTACACGTCCTCATCTTCTCAGCGGTTTCCCTGCCATGGCCTCACCTTAGGATCTACTCTTTACTCCTAGAGTGAAAACCATGCAAGTCTTAGGATTTGAGTCTATGCTTGTGACCTTGAAAAAGATTCTTAGgtgctctctgcctcagtttcctcctctacaGAATATGCGTCCCATCTGCCCCCATCTCTCCCCCACTCCGCTACAGGGTTGTTGCTAAATTTAATTGGGATCAGGGAAGAGCCCTCCTAGCATCAGCAGCTAGCCCGTGATGTGGCTGTGGCCTGTACTGTTTATATAACCTCTTCTCTGTTTGCTGTAAATAACTGTGTGCAGGGTTGCTTTACAGGTAGAGAAGGgatggctcagagaggttcagtgacTTGCCTAAGTTCACACAGCACTGAGTGGGAAAAGCCAGACTTTGAGTCTGTCTTTTGGACTTACTTTCACCTTGGCCTTATTCTGTTGCATCTCCTGGCCTGACTGTGGAGTTGCTCAGGGGCAGAAAGCTGTGCCTAAATGTCACTTCCTGCTACTAATCTAACCTAACACATCTGTTCCAGACCTAGATTGTATGGAGTCTGACACTTATACAATGTAGACTACTTAAAGGAAAAAGACACAGGAGCATAAACATATGCGTAAAACTGCGCACAAATCCTTGGAAGGGCTTccaggctcagtggtgaagaatgctCCTGCCAAttgaggagccacaggagactcaggtttgatccttgggtcaggaagagcccctggaggaggaaatggcaacccactccaatattcctgtcgGGATtaaacccacggacagaggagattggcgggctacagtccgtgcacgcatgcatgctaagaggtgtccaactctttgcaaccctatgaactgtagcccgccaggctcctctgtccatgggattctccaggcaagaatactggagcaggttgctataccttcctccaggggatcgtccggaaccagggatagaacccatgtctcttacatctcaggcgttttctttaccactagcgccacctgggaggccccgggctacagtccaggggggtccCAAAGAaggacgactgagcaactgagcacacttgCTCAAAGCCTTGGGAGGAGCTAAGCCAGAagcttcagctttactggtttcACTGTGCGTTCACATCTGCTCCCAGTTCTTGGTGCACATCCTTTGTCCTGAAGCCGCCCCAGCCTGCAGCAGCCCTCACCTCCCCCTCAGGACCTGACCCCTCCCACCGGGCAGTGCTGCCGTATCTCACTCTTCCTTGCCAATCTCGTCTCATGCTTTTGACTTTGTCTCTTCCAATCCAGTCTCTTGCAAGAAGTAACTGCGCTGTGAATATTCCTTGATTGAACTCACCCAATCCTTGAACAGTGGGAAGCCCtagatctgagccacattcattGATTCAACAGACATTCACTGAGCTCCCCCTGGGGGCCAAGTGTGCTCTGGGTGCTCTGGAAGCAAATGCAATCCAATCACTGCCCTAAGAGAAGTCATATTCCATTGGAAGAGACGCATACTGGGTAATTACAATTATCCTAACAGGTGCCCTAATAGAAGCAAAGAAGGAGACGCAGCAAGAAACAAGGAAGGGGACCTCGAAGCAGGGAATACTCTAGGCACAGGGCTGCAGGAAGGACAGCATGGTACAGGGCCAGGTGAGAGCTGGTAGGGAGGAGTGTCCAACCAGGCAGGGGACCCAGATGCGGGGGCCTCGCTGCTAAGCTGTGTCCTTGGCCGAGGGGACAGGTTCCTTACCGCAACTGTGGGCTTGTGGCTCCGCAGCGGGGGCATGGCGCCGGCCGTGGAAGGCCGCGGGGGCAGCTTGAGGGTGCTGGGGGGCGACGGCTTGGGGCCCAAGGGTGGCGTGCGGGTGCTAGGGAGAGAGGCCTCGGAGACAGGGGACGGCGGGTTCTGCGTGGGAGCACTGAGGGGTGGAGGCGCCGGGCCCAGGGGCGGCGCGGGGCCGGGGCAGAGGCTCAGAGCTCGGTGGCGGAGGCGGTGAAGGAGGCTGCGGGGGTGGGAGGCGAGCCTGCCCTCGGAGAGCCGCCGCCTGGCTCCAGCCAGCTCCGACCTCACGCCGCGCAGCACGTCCAGCGAGCACCGCTGTTGGCCCACGCGGGGGCTCGCCGcggagctgggctgggggcttGGCTCCGGCTCTTCCTCCGCGGCAGACGAGGCTGCTTCCTCATCCtgatcctcctcttcctcctcctcctcctcaggttGCTCCTGGGATCCGGCCTCCGGACGTTCAACTGAGGCAGGCACGGGTTCCAGCCCTTGCTCGGGGCTGGCCAGCAAGAGCCAGGCCGGAGGGGCGGAAGCTGCCCCCGGAGCATCGCATTGGACTGGGCAGGGTCCCCGGATGACAGCCTCCACCCAGAAGAGTGTCCTCCTCTCCAGGCTGAAGTCGTGCTGCGGAGACAAGACCAGGGGAGGCTCTACCAGGCAAACCAGGGTCTGAGAGCACACTCCTACCTCCTGCCCCCCAGGGAACCTGTTCAGCCAGACTCTCCAGGCCTAGACAGCTTCTGATTCTAAGCCCCAGCCATTCATCGCAGGCCACCCTCACCCTCGGTTTTAGCTAGCATTGGAGTGGATGGCTGTCAATAACAATTTAATAGCAAACTCTGTAGACAGGACAACGTGAGGAATAGGTTAATAGAATGAAAGTCTAAGTCCCTTTGCCACTCAGCATATAATTGAACAACAGTGGCCTAAACAATTTCtccaggggacttctctggcggtcgagattgagaatctgccttccaatgcaggggatgagggttagatccctggtgggagaagtaggatcccacatgccagtgGGGGCAACTCAGCCTCttcaccacaactcgagaaactAGGgcacccacaactactgagcccacagacTGCAGAGCCTGCGCCACTAGAGAGCCCATGCATGCAGCAAACAGAGAGCCCACACACGacccaacaaagacccagtgctgccaaaaaaaatttttttttaatttcaacaaaACTTTTCCTTCACCAAGAAGCTTTCACTTGAGCTCAGCACCGTTTGCCACTGAGCAGCTGGCCTTGGAGGCTGGCCCAGACACACAAACCTCTGCATGGAGTAGTACTTGCCCCATCCTATGTGCTGCCTTCCAGCTTACTTGGGGGCCCAGGAAATGTAaaaatcttctcttttttttttcctgaactctaCTTAGTTGGTCCTAATGTTATTCCCAATTCCAGATTATCAAAAGGAGGCTCAGGAAATTTAGTTTGCTCGAGGTCAGATCAGTGGTGAGTAGATGAGCTGGGATTCCTGTCCATCTGACTGATCAAGCCACCTAAAAACTAAATGTGGAGCccacataaataatttaaattaagcGTTTAtgtgaagcaaaaataaaatattcccgTTAACtactattaaaattaagaactggaAATATAAaactccattaaaaaatataaatattcttaaaaggcaacttcagtgctctgtgatggccaGGTAAGcctgggggagtgggggtgggggcggatgTGGGAGGCAGAAAGGCAGACAGGAACTGCCTCTCCCCTCACCCAACTCCTGACATGACCCTAAGTTGGGGAGAGGAACAGAACTTAGCTGTTCTAAGTGTGGTTCCCCGACTGAGGTCAGGGAGTGTATcttatttctctctgttcttgGGGCCCAGGGCAGTTCTGGTTCCAAGGGGATATTTGTAAGAGTGTACAGAATAAATGATTAGAAAAAGAGACTGGAGCAAAATGTGTGGgttgggaaggagagaggaggtaAAAGGACCACTTCAGAGCTGAGGAGACCGTCATGGAGGGAAAGAGACTGAGAGATAATGAAACAGACAGTGGAACTTAGGGGATAAAAGGATCCAAAGACCCAATAAAAATACAAGCACTTGTGATTTGTGGAACCTAAGCAAGATGATTCTAAAGttcatatgaaaaataaacaaataatagccaagggcttccatggtgactcagtggtaaagaatccacctgccaatgcaggagacacaggttcgattcctggtccaggaagatcccacgtgccatggagcaacgaagcctgtgcaccacaactactgagcccacaggccgcAAGTACTGAAGCttacacaccctagagcctgtgctctgcaacaagagaagccgctgcaatgagaagcctgccacggcaactagagaaaaacctgtacagcaacgaagacccagtacagcccccccccgcccccccgccaatgcacaccaaaaaaaaagaatagcctaAAAACCTCTGGggtcaaaaagagaaataaaggggaCTGGCTCTACCAGCtgctaatatatattataaaacctCAATAATTGAAGTAAGATACTGCACAGAGAGCCTAAAGGTAGAGAACAGAAGGTCCAGAAATGGACGTTATCTGTGGGACTTTAGTAGATAATAAGGTGGCATCTCAAGCAATGGGAAAAAAGAGGGACTGGTCAATAAATGATGTTAGtgggaagaaaataaagttggatCCATTCTCGCATCATACACAAGGGGAAATTCCAAAAGGATCAAAGATTCAGTTATTTGAAATGAAACTATAAAAGTACTAgcagaaaagaggagagaaatcCTTTATAATCTCAAGTAGGGAAAACATTGCTCACTCTGAATTGAAACTGAGAAGCCGTGAGAGTACACACATGCACAAGTGAAAATCTGCATGGCAAATACACCCCACAAGCAAGGTCAAAGGCAAATAACAAACCAGCGGGAAAACAGCACTGATAGCACAGACACAGGAGTGCCTAGAAATAGGTAAGAAAGGACCGACAGCCCAACCGGGAAACAAACGAAAAGATATGAACAGTCCACAGAAAAGGAACTACAGACGGCTcttaaacacatgaaaagctgctcagTCTCACTCAcaataagagaaaggaaaataaaactatactGAGATACCATTTGCCTATCCCTCAGCAAAGATGCAACATCTGATGACTCCTTTGTTGAGGATTGCAGCTAAGGTATAAGCCCATTTGTAGAGTGCTGTGCAtgctaaagtcacttcagttgtgtccaactctttctgaccctctgggccacagcccaccaggctcctctgtcgatgggatcctccaggcaagaacactggagtaggttgccatgcaagatctccaggggatcttcctgacccagggatcgaacctgcatctcttatgtctcctgcattggcaggtgggttcttaaccactagcagtgccacctgggaagcccttgtaggGTGCTGGTTGGATGTTAAACAGTATAACCCTTATGgagagcaatttggcaatatGATTTAATTCATATAGTCTTTCCCTGCGGCATTGCTTGTAATGGCAAAAGACTGGGaagaacctaagtgtccatcaagaggGGATTCATTCAGTAAAGTACAATATATCCATATAATACAATACCATGCAGTGAAAAACAAACTGAAGAAGCATTCTGTGTATTGATATGGAAAGTCTTCaaatatgttaagtgaaaaaaatccagaagaataATGTATAGAAAATGCTACCTTTGGTgtgaaaaaggaggaaatagcTGTATTTGcttgtatgtacacatataagaATCTAtagaagaatacattttaaaatacaagtaaCAGAAGTTACCAGGGCAGGTGGGGACAGGACAGATAAGGAAGTGTCAATGGAAGGCTTTTTACTCTCTTAAGACAGGCAAAGTGCCTGGGAGTCAAACTGACCTCAaaccttgttttttaaataaagtgttaTTGGAACACACTCACGTACTCACTCACTCCTTTATGTAATGTCTATGGCCCTTTCTCCCTACAATAATAGTGTGGAGTGATTGCTACtttttactatctggccctttacagaaaatgtttgttgACCCTTGCtctatacacacaaacacacacacacacacatatatatatatatatatatattctttctaaaaaatttaactgacaaaaaggaaatcaactctaattAAAGGAAAACTATGATGAAACAACAAAACACAGACTTGCTGAGGCTCCTCAGGAAAGCAGTAGGTGCAGGATGTGGACGTGGGCTTTAGGGACTGATGCTCATGTTGGAATCCTGGCTGTGCCACTCACAGCCACACGGCCCTGTTGGTCACATGGGTGGGAACTTTGATTTCCTGTGCCTTGGAGAGGGAACATCCATCTGCTACAAGGGTCATAAGAATGAGAGAGAAGAGTGAACCTATGAAGCGCATGTAGCCTGGCCCTGGTACATAGCAGGTGCTCCATGAAtggaaggtatttttttttctttttcaggccGCTACAGATTCATCTGGTAATCTAACCACTATCTATAACATTGTTGCTATGGGAAAATGTGTTTCAAGTTCCAAACACTGGGAATAAAGCCCAGTAAACTTGGAAGACTGACCAGGAAAGGCTATAAATCATATGTGGAGTCCCATGCTTCTCTATTTGATAGCTGGCCACAGCAGTAAAATAAATGGAGACTCAGGATGGGAAATAGGCTCAAGGGAGATGAGTGGGTGTGGAGTGCCCACCCTGAGAACaggaggcagggccagggccAACATGTGGGCTGGGACACAAGACATAGACTCGGCAGAAGGGTACCTATTCCTGCTTCTAGGAGAAGTAACTTTCAGAATAGCCTCCTCCCAGCTTAGCAGAGAGGGAATAGTTATGCTAGTCTGTCTACCTCCACTGGAGCTTAGTTAAGCAATTTCCTTTTCCCAGTTGGAGAAGCTCACTCGGCCCTTCCAAAAAAAGTCTTGCAAACGCACGCCGGTGGGCTGCCTCTTCTTCCCCAAAGGAGGCTCGCTTGCCCGTGTGCTGTGAACTGGGCTTCCAGGCCTGGGCGAAAAGCGCTTCCTGGAGCTCTCTGCTCAGGGGCTGGTTCCCCTGCACTGAGGCTGTGGGAGGAAGCCCAAACACACAGGGGAAGGCCCGAACCATGTCCACACGTCTCTGCTCTGGAGGAGAGCTCCAGGGAACCTAAGTCTGCCAGGCACTTTCTTGGCCCGCACGAGGAACACTCTGGGTGTGGAGCTGCATCCCCAACCCAGGGGCTTTGGGAGCCTGATTCTCTCCATGCGGCGCTGAGGCTGGGTGGCCAAGCCACAGCTTGGGAATCCATCCAGTGGCTCTTCCCTGCCCTCTGACAGAGCTCTCGTTGCTGGAGGCCTTGGCAGTTTGCACACCACCAgaccctaagccctctgcaagtaGGCTTAGGCCGCAAGGGAAGGCAAGAGCGAGACCAGGCAGGAGCCAGGCAGgtctcccacactcccgcagcctgctcccgCCTGGGCAGGAATGCTAGAAACTAGGAATGTCTTGGAGAGGCTCACCCAGCGCAGAGAAGCATCTCGGCCGTGACTCTGCAGTATCGGGCCTCTGAGCAGATCTGGAGCTAGAGTGAGGGCCCACAGCACAGGTTCTCTGGGGAAAGCAAGAGCTCCTGCCGCACCAAGAGGGGGCCCCTGAACACTGTACTTGGGGCTTTACAAAGCTTATTTCACTTCTGGGTCCTGAGGAACTTAAGTGCACCTGCAGGGGCTGCAGATGAAGTCTCCTGCTCCTATGCTTCCAAGCTACTCAAGCCTCTCTACCTGACCCTCTCCAGGCCTCTCCTTCCTGGACTGGTTTCTCTGCACCTAACTTCCCATAACCCTGTATTTTTTTGCCCTTGAACATTATGCGTCTGATGTCTCTCACTTTCCAATCCTTCTCTGAGCTATCATGAAATGATCTGCAATCAAGatctaggttttattttttacgtaatttttaaaattaatacatttatttttggccatgctgggtctccgttgctatGAGCAGGGTTTCTCTAGTGGCagcaagtggggctactctctagttgtggtgtgcaggctgctcactgcggtggcttctcttgctgtggagcacaggctctcaggtGCACAcacttcagtagttgctgcccaCGCGCTCAGTAATTGTGgatctcaggcttagttgccccatggcatatgggctcttcctggaccagggatccaaccagtttcccttgcattgcaaggcagattcttaaccactggaccccagggaagcccaggacctGGGAATTAGTCCCATCATTGCCACTATCTTTGGACAGATCATTtcccttttctgagcctcaggttcctcatgTGCAAAGTGAGTGAGAGCTGAACTAGATCCTCAAATTTTCCTACCAAGTGGCCCACAGACAGTGCTGAATGAACACACAAGAGCCCAAGGACTCAGTCCCAAGAGATCCACCACCAGCTCCACAGCTGTTTGCAATCCTTCTCtttcatttgttaaaattcatGTGGATTTTGCCTTCTACCTCATTATATATCTGTGTTATAATACAAATGCAATAGGTTTCCTCCTAAATCTTCAAATAAATTTGACTCACTTGGAAGTTAAATAATCATGTTTATCCTGAGGGTATGTGATCTCACCGTATACATGAGGGCATACCCCAGTGTGTGAGCCATGGGGCAAGGGGTGCTTCATAGGTGCCCCATGGATAGGTGTACTTTGGGTCTGTGGAATAGTAATCCATTCTGATGTGTCCTGTGTAACTGTCTGCATTGTAATCTGAAGATAGCATCTTAGCCAAGTGGAAGGATTCTAACAGTGGAATTTTAGACTTGGCAGTAGGCTGATAGAGAAGAGAGGAATTGGAATTGGAGTATCCTTGCAAGGACTCTCAGTAACTCCATACAGGCAACCTTCTGGTTATTCTAAACGTAAGATGCACTAAATAGCCCCATGTCCAAGTCTCTAGACTTcttcatggaatatcttttcctctTGGGTTATTTTCACACTTCCTAGAATATATGAGAACAGGAGTGGCTGCCATTTAAAATCAAGGAACAGGGGGCCTCATGAGGCTCAGCATCAGACCCACAGACCAAAGGATgagaagacagacagagagaggcaCTTACCATAGAACCCAGCAAAAGTTCCCTGCAGTCTGGAATACTGAGATCTGGCCCAGGGAGGGGCTCTGTGTCTATCACAAAGCCCTTGGGCACCTTGAAGGGAACATCATCCAGGGCATTCATTCTGTCAGAGGAGTATGGAGATGGCTGAGCAGGGTTGGAAAGAACAAGTCCCTGAGGACCAGGCCCAGGCCTCAGATGGCTCACTGCTCTCCTGTGTGGTGACTTGGCCGAGTCCCACACAGCCAGGAAGGGAACGGTGAAGTGACTTGTGCTGCATACGggaggaaaaatgaataaaaccaaGAGCCTTCAAACTGACAGCAACTGATATTTTCATGTTTAAGTCTTGATCTCTAGACCACTGTTTCCCAAAATGTGGTCTACAACACTAATTCTAAAGGGTTTCATCAAGAGTATTCACCCCAGTGGTGAAGAAAGAGCTCTCAAATTACACAAACTCTTctgaaaaagaaggggaaaaaaaggaatatgtCCTAACTTGTTTTGATTTCAGCGTTGCCTTAAAACCAAACCTGACAAGAAAATGAGAGGCAGATATttcatgaacataaatgcaatAATCTTACCAAAAATAATTGTGGATAGAAAAAATACAACACTTCCAGGTTGAGTTTAATTTCAGGAATGAGAGACCTCTTATTCAgtggaaataaagataaatatcaatagaataaaaattttaaagtgtataatcat is part of the Bos indicus x Bos taurus breed Angus x Brahman F1 hybrid chromosome 10, Bos_hybrid_MaternalHap_v2.0, whole genome shotgun sequence genome and harbors:
- the UBAP1L gene encoding ubiquitin-associated protein 1-like, with the translated sequence MNALDDVPFKVPKGFVIDTEPLPGPDLSIPDCRELLLGSMAWRVWLNRFPGGQEVGVCSQTLVCLVEPPLVLSPQHDFSLERRTLFWVEAVIRGPCPVQCDAPGAASAPPAWLLLASPEQGLEPVPASVERPEAGSQEQPEEEEEEEEDQDEEAASSAAEEEPEPSPQPSSAASPRVGQQRCSLDVLRGVRSELAGARRRLSEGRLASHPRSLLHRLRHRALSLCPGPAPPLGPAPPPLSAPTQNPPSPVSEASLPSTRTPPLGPKPSPPSTLKLPPRPSTAGAMPPLRSHKPTVASLSPYTCLPPPGRVPQPCAAHRSHPDSADLLSALSQEEQDLIGPVVALGYPLHRAIVALQKTGRQSLSQFLSYLSACDRLLRQGYEEGLVDEAMEMFQFSESQAGEFLRLSEQFSDMGFQQDRIKEVLLVHGNRREQALEELVTCAQ